Proteins encoded in a region of the Stieleria neptunia genome:
- a CDS encoding DNA glycosylase AlkZ-like family protein: MFLIGQEMTTMERLKLAEFRRRVVAGAFPDFQRLSDAISAMQFVQADPIRSPARAQDLMLRQRVAGYLAGELEETYPELNAEEGYLFAYGFMTPEVWRNLRLRPHRKLKKLERDVLDAVAELGEVHPRGLDERFGRKSVKNYWGGKSQQTKRTLDHLHHHGYLRVVRREKGIRVYQVPEQIDGTAADPAERYRRLVLTTAGVFGAATKPTLVSELRSHNHLLPSRRDRIAAVDSLVEAEELREVDVAGITYLFRRENRLTDEVPERVRILAPFDPLVRDRARFQQLWGWDYRFEAYVPAAKRVRGYYAMPVLWRDQVVGWANANVVDDHLQVEFGYADKRPRPKAFRLQTEIEVEAMAMFLGLPSGAWELAL, encoded by the coding sequence TTGTTTTTAATCGGGCAGGAAATGACGACGATGGAGCGATTGAAACTGGCTGAATTCAGGAGACGCGTTGTCGCGGGAGCCTTCCCCGATTTTCAACGATTGTCTGATGCGATCAGCGCGATGCAATTCGTCCAGGCGGATCCGATTCGATCGCCGGCACGGGCTCAAGACTTGATGCTTCGGCAGCGTGTTGCCGGGTATCTCGCCGGCGAATTGGAAGAAACCTACCCCGAATTGAATGCGGAGGAAGGCTACCTGTTCGCTTATGGGTTCATGACGCCCGAGGTCTGGAGAAACCTGCGTCTGCGTCCGCATCGGAAACTGAAAAAGCTGGAACGTGACGTACTCGACGCGGTGGCAGAATTGGGTGAAGTGCATCCGCGTGGGCTGGATGAGCGGTTTGGTCGCAAGTCGGTGAAAAACTATTGGGGCGGCAAGTCCCAGCAAACGAAGCGAACGTTGGACCATCTGCACCACCACGGGTACTTGCGTGTCGTTCGTCGGGAAAAGGGAATTCGTGTCTACCAAGTTCCCGAACAGATCGACGGAACAGCGGCGGATCCGGCCGAGCGGTATCGTCGGCTGGTCTTGACCACCGCAGGCGTGTTCGGCGCGGCGACGAAACCGACGTTGGTTTCGGAACTGCGCAGCCACAACCATCTGCTGCCGTCCCGGCGCGATCGCATCGCGGCGGTCGACTCCTTGGTCGAAGCGGAAGAACTGCGGGAAGTCGACGTGGCGGGCATCACCTATCTGTTCAGACGCGAGAATCGATTGACCGACGAGGTTCCCGAGCGGGTTCGGATTCTGGCGCCCTTTGACCCGCTGGTGCGAGATCGGGCCCGATTCCAGCAACTGTGGGGATGGGACTATCGTTTCGAAGCCTACGTCCCGGCGGCAAAACGGGTTCGCGGCTACTACGCCATGCCCGTTCTGTGGCGCGATCAAGTGGTCGGCTGGGCCAACGCAAATGTGGTCGATGATCACTTGCAGGTAGAATTCGGATACGCCGACAAACGCCCCCGCCCCAAAGCGTTTCGTTTGCAGACGGAAATCGAAGTGGAGGCGATGGCTATGTTCTTAGGCCTGCCGAGCGGTGCGTGGGAACTCGCGTTGTAG
- a CDS encoding ZIP family metal transporter: MDPITQLILSTAIAGGAIPLGGVIASFEHIRPRWLEQEFRHTVIAFGGGALLSAVALVLIPHGVELIATWETVIAFAAGGLCFWGLQILLDRSQSSASQLVAMLSDFIPEVIALGAVISGGKSGAILLAVIITLQNLPEGFNAHRELRSGGMASRKILFWFTIAAILGPLLGFLGYHFLADEPRVLGWMQVFAASGILYLVFEDIAPQATLKNSSFPPLGAVFGFLLGLLGKLLEG; encoded by the coding sequence ATGGATCCCATCACTCAATTGATTCTCTCGACCGCCATTGCGGGCGGCGCGATCCCGCTCGGAGGCGTCATTGCATCGTTCGAACACATACGACCGCGTTGGCTCGAGCAGGAATTCCGTCACACCGTGATCGCATTTGGGGGCGGTGCCCTTCTTTCAGCGGTTGCGTTGGTGTTGATTCCCCATGGCGTCGAACTGATTGCGACGTGGGAAACCGTGATCGCATTTGCCGCCGGCGGGTTGTGTTTCTGGGGATTGCAGATTCTGCTCGACCGTAGTCAATCGTCGGCGTCGCAGCTTGTCGCCATGTTGTCTGATTTTATCCCTGAAGTCATCGCCCTGGGCGCGGTCATCTCCGGTGGAAAAAGCGGAGCGATTCTGCTGGCGGTGATCATCACGTTGCAAAATCTGCCCGAAGGTTTCAACGCTCATCGAGAGCTACGCAGCGGCGGGATGGCGTCTCGGAAGATCTTGTTTTGGTTCACGATCGCAGCGATACTCGGCCCGCTACTCGGTTTTTTAGGGTACCATTTCCTCGCCGACGAACCGAGGGTGCTCGGCTGGATGCAAGTCTTCGCGGCCTCAGGCATCCTCTATCTGGTCTTTGAAGATATCGCACCTCAAGCGACTTTGAAGAACAGCAGTTTCCCACCCCTGGGTGCGGTGTTTGGATTCCTGTTGGGGCTGCTGGGCAAACTCTTGGAGGGCTGA
- a CDS encoding outer membrane protein assembly factor BamB family protein: MTSMPLYRFSVHGLFVVVFLASFSQCIAEDWYRWRGPSGDGISRETDWKCDWTDGQAEIAWSRSVGTGFSSVVVKDGRAFTLGHVDGQDIVYCINVADGQTVWTFGYPAELDDRDFEGGPISTPTVDGDRLYVMGRAGELFCLQISDGTKLWGKNIADETEVRLPGWGFSAAPLVIGDTLLLNVGESGVAVDKHSGDLLWSSDDRECGYASPVLIPNSEPTAAVIASGKAYVGVDVQSGEQLWAERWLTSFNCNAADPIFHDGKMFLSSGYNRGSALFDISGETPDLIWKSKEMKNQIHTSILYQGHLYGIDGDMETGARLRCMDWSTGDIRWSVDDLRPGGLAMADGKLLLLTEPGDLIIAPATRDGWEPIARSKVLDGKTWTSPVLSGGRIFCRSIRGQLVCVDCRD, translated from the coding sequence ATGACAAGCATGCCTTTGTACCGATTTTCTGTGCACGGATTATTCGTCGTCGTTTTTCTCGCGAGCTTTTCGCAATGCATCGCCGAGGACTGGTATCGCTGGCGTGGCCCCAGCGGGGACGGAATCTCTCGCGAAACCGATTGGAAATGTGATTGGACTGACGGACAGGCGGAGATCGCCTGGTCTCGGTCGGTCGGCACAGGGTTTTCGTCCGTGGTGGTCAAAGACGGACGCGCGTTCACGCTCGGGCATGTCGACGGCCAGGACATCGTCTACTGCATCAACGTTGCTGACGGACAGACCGTTTGGACGTTCGGCTATCCGGCGGAGCTCGACGACCGAGACTTCGAAGGCGGCCCGATTTCGACGCCGACCGTCGATGGCGATCGACTGTATGTGATGGGACGTGCCGGTGAGCTGTTCTGTCTGCAGATTTCCGATGGAACAAAGTTGTGGGGGAAAAACATTGCCGACGAGACCGAGGTGCGGTTGCCCGGTTGGGGATTTTCTGCGGCTCCGTTGGTCATCGGCGACACCCTGCTGTTGAACGTCGGCGAATCCGGTGTCGCGGTCGACAAACACAGCGGTGATCTGTTGTGGAGCTCCGACGACCGTGAATGCGGGTACGCGTCGCCCGTGTTGATCCCCAACTCCGAACCGACGGCGGCCGTGATCGCATCCGGAAAAGCCTACGTGGGAGTGGACGTCCAATCGGGCGAACAACTTTGGGCCGAGCGTTGGCTGACCAGTTTTAACTGCAACGCCGCCGATCCGATCTTTCACGACGGCAAGATGTTTCTCTCCTCGGGATACAATCGCGGCTCGGCACTGTTCGATATCAGTGGCGAGACGCCGGATCTAATTTGGAAGTCCAAAGAGATGAAGAATCAGATCCACACGTCGATTTTGTATCAGGGGCACCTGTACGGCATCGATGGCGACATGGAAACCGGCGCGCGATTGCGGTGCATGGACTGGTCGACCGGCGACATCCGTTGGTCGGTCGACGATCTGCGTCCCGGTGGTCTGGCGATGGCCGATGGTAAACTGTTGTTGCTGACCGAACCGGGCGATTTGATCATCGCACCGGCAACACGTGATGGCTGGGAGCCGATTGCCCGCAGCAAGGTCCTGGACGGAAAAACCTGGACCTCCCCCGTCCTCTCCGGCGGCCGCATCTTTTGCCGAAGCATCCGAGGCCAACTCGTCTGCGTCGACTGCCGTGACTAG